CGCCGCCACCGGGCCCGCCGCACGGAGGCCGACGCGAAGCGGCTCGCGGAGAACGAGGCCATCTGGCGTGCACTCGGTACCCGTCCTCCAACCGGCCAGGTCCCCACCCTCGCCGTGGAGGAAGGCGAGGAGGACCCGGAGGCATGGGGCCGCAACCTCATCATGGACATCAGCAGCAAGGGCGAGAGCCGCATCCGCAACTGCGAGGCCAACGTCTTCACCGTCCTGCTGTCGTCCCCGGAGTGGCGCGGCGTGCTGCGCTTCAACGAGGTGAACAAGCGCCTGGAGTTTGAGGGCGGCCCGCTACCACCCGGCATCGACCCTGAGACGCTGGACGTCGAGATCACCAACTGGCTCCAGCAGAGCGAGTATGGGCGCCTTGGGCTCCAGCCGAAAGCAGCAGTCGTCGCTCCGCAGCTCCTCGCGGTGGCCAAGCGAAACCGCTACGACCCCGTCGCCGACTACCTGAACGGCCTGGAGTGGGACGGGACGCCGCGTCTCAACGGCATGCTGCAGCGCTACTTCGGCGCCCAGGGAGATGAGGCCCACCTGCACACCATCGGTGCCAAGTTCGCCATCGGCGCCGTAGCGCGGGCGCTCAAGCCGGGCTGCAAGGTGGACACCGTCCTCATTCTCGAAGGGCCCCAGGGCCTGCGGAAGTCCACGGCATTCCGAGAACTGGCCGCGCCGTGGTTCAGCGACGCGCCCATCGACGTCCACAACAAGGACTCAGCAATGCTGGCGTCCCAGTTCTGGTTCATTGAGCTGGCGGAACTCTCCACGCTGCGCCGCGCGGAGAACCAAGCCCTTAAGGGATTCATCAGCCGCACCGAGGACACGTACCGCCCACCGTACGGTCGCGCCAACGTGAAGACGGCCCGTCGATGCGTCTTCGTAGGAACCACGAACGACGATGCCTATCTGCGGGACCCCACGGGACACCGCCGTTTCTGGCCGGTGCTCTGCACAAACATCGACATTGAGGGATTGCGCCAGGACCGCGAGCAGCTATGGGCGGAGGCCGTGCTGCGCTTCAAGCAGGGCGAGGCCTGGTGGCTGTCCGACGAGGAGGCGCGGCGCGCGGAAGCCCAGGCAGCACTCCGAGCCGAAGGAGCAGGCGACGGTCGCGAGGAGGCAATTGTCCAGTGGCTCCTTCACATGCCGAAGGAGCGGCGACCCGCAGAAGTATCCATCCTCCAGGTAGCAACCGAAGCGCTCGGCATGCCCACGGCTCACGTGGACCACCGCATCTCCACCGAGATCGGCACCTGCCTCGTGGCGCTCGGCTTCGAGAAGCACCAGCGCCGCATGGATGGACGCCGGCCTCGCATGTACAGAACGCCAAAGGACCTGATGCTTGCCCGGCATGAAGGCCGTCCTGCGGTCTATCCGCCCCATGTTAATCGGGAATTTCAACAGGCATCAGTCCCAAGAATTGATTCTCAACAAGAGGGCTCGTGAGAACGCCGTACTTTTCCCGAAGGTACTGCCACTTGGCGCGGCCGTCCGAGCGGTCTACGTCCAGCCCCAGAAACATATCAAGTTCGCCATGCTGCACTTCTGGATCGACAACCCGCATCCCCTCAGCACGCGCAAACATTGAGCATATTTCCGAGACACGAAACTCCTTCAACCTAACCCCGAGCGGATTTACGAACACATACCCACGACCATGCCCGTAAAAAATGACACCGTCGAGTTCCCTAGCTCTATAAAAGGTAAATCTATTATAATAAAAGCAATACCGCACAGCAATACCAACCTTGGCCATCTCCTCCATATCAAGAGAAGGAACAGCCGAAACCCGCACGGTCCCATACAGCGTCCTGAAGATAGCCTCCGTCATAAATTCAGAATCAGCGTGGGTTCCAGCAATC
This region of Corallococcus silvisoli genomic DNA includes:
- a CDS encoding virulence-associated E family protein produces the protein RRHRARRTEADAKRLAENEAIWRALGTRPPTGQVPTLAVEEGEEDPEAWGRNLIMDISSKGESRIRNCEANVFTVLLSSPEWRGVLRFNEVNKRLEFEGGPLPPGIDPETLDVEITNWLQQSEYGRLGLQPKAAVVAPQLLAVAKRNRYDPVADYLNGLEWDGTPRLNGMLQRYFGAQGDEAHLHTIGAKFAIGAVARALKPGCKVDTVLILEGPQGLRKSTAFRELAAPWFSDAPIDVHNKDSAMLASQFWFIELAELSTLRRAENQALKGFISRTEDTYRPPYGRANVKTARRCVFVGTTNDDAYLRDPTGHRRFWPVLCTNIDIEGLRQDREQLWAEAVLRFKQGEAWWLSDEEARRAEAQAALRAEGAGDGREEAIVQWLLHMPKERRPAEVSILQVATEALGMPTAHVDHRISTEIGTCLVALGFEKHQRRMDGRRPRMYRTPKDLMLARHEGRPAVYPPHVNREFQQASVPRIDSQQEGS